In Myxococcus stipitatus, the following are encoded in one genomic region:
- a CDS encoding glycosyltransferase has translation MVGAGLRVLHLGKFYPPASGGIESHVQTLARAQAAQGAQVEVLCANHSSDSGNTSHEFHGRSPTHESWDGLVRVVRLGRRASVARMDVLPELPGVLRRMLERGVDVVHLHTPNPTMLLALDMVPRLPTVFITHHSDVIRQKVAGALFRPFELMLYARANRILSDSEAYVHGSSLLKMFRQKVRALPLGIDLEPYLKPSDDVLRAEARWREEYAGVPLWLMVGRLVYYKGLFTALEALARVPGRLVVVGVGPLEEEGRARAKALGVESRVTWAGYLPPESLMGAFRAATALWFPSNARSEAYGLSQVEAMASGLPVLNTAIPHSGVPWVSKHEETGLTVPVGDSNALARAARRLLETPGLAEQLGRGARARAETEFRDDVMATRCLTLYSEALGRPAPVVVEAAPHEVSAEASVRGAS, from the coding sequence ATGGTGGGAGCGGGGCTCCGGGTGCTGCACCTGGGCAAGTTCTATCCGCCCGCGTCGGGTGGCATCGAGAGCCATGTCCAGACGCTGGCCCGCGCGCAGGCTGCGCAGGGCGCGCAGGTGGAGGTGCTGTGCGCCAACCACTCGTCGGACTCGGGGAACACGAGCCACGAGTTCCACGGCAGGAGTCCCACGCACGAGAGCTGGGACGGGCTGGTGCGTGTCGTGCGGCTGGGGCGCCGCGCCTCCGTGGCGCGAATGGATGTGCTGCCGGAGCTGCCCGGGGTGTTGCGGCGGATGCTGGAGCGGGGCGTGGACGTGGTGCACTTGCACACGCCGAACCCCACCATGTTGCTGGCCCTGGACATGGTGCCCCGCCTGCCCACGGTCTTCATCACGCATCACAGTGACGTCATCCGGCAGAAGGTGGCGGGAGCGCTCTTCCGTCCCTTCGAGCTGATGCTGTACGCGCGCGCGAACCGGATTCTGTCGGACAGCGAGGCGTATGTGCATGGCTCGTCGCTGCTGAAGATGTTCCGGCAGAAGGTGCGCGCGTTGCCGCTGGGCATCGACCTGGAGCCGTACCTGAAGCCCTCGGACGATGTGCTGAGGGCCGAGGCGCGCTGGCGCGAGGAATACGCGGGCGTGCCGCTGTGGCTGATGGTGGGGCGGCTCGTCTACTACAAGGGCTTGTTCACCGCGCTGGAGGCCCTCGCGCGAGTGCCGGGGCGTCTGGTGGTGGTGGGCGTGGGGCCGCTGGAGGAAGAAGGCCGCGCGCGCGCGAAGGCGCTGGGCGTGGAGTCGCGCGTGACGTGGGCGGGGTATCTGCCTCCGGAGTCCCTCATGGGGGCGTTCCGCGCGGCGACCGCGCTGTGGTTCCCGAGCAATGCCCGCAGCGAGGCCTATGGCCTGTCTCAGGTCGAGGCGATGGCGAGTGGTCTCCCGGTGCTCAACACGGCGATTCCCCACTCGGGAGTGCCCTGGGTGAGCAAGCACGAGGAGACGGGGCTGACGGTGCCGGTGGGGGATTCGAACGCGCTCGCGCGAGCGGCGCGGCGGCTGCTCGAGACACCGGGCCTGGCGGAGCAACTGGGGCGGGGTGCGCGGGCTCGCGCGGAGACCGAGTTCCGGGACGACGTCATGGCCACGCGCTGCCTCACGCTGTACTCGGAGGCGTTGGGGAGGCCCGCGCCGGTGGTGGTCGAAGCCGCTCCTCACGAGGTCTCCGCGGAAGCGAGTGTCCGGGGCGCGTCATGA
- a CDS encoding glycosyltransferase, protein MMRVLHVYSGNLFGGIESFLVSLARESAKAPSDTAHEFALCFEGRLADELRAANAVVHPLGAARVGRPWTVWTARRALRSLMRQGGYSAAVCHAAWPQALFGPVVRAAGVPLVFFQHDALSGAHWLERWASVTSPELVLANSHYTARSLVNVYPRAQYRVRHPLAPQAAPVQEATERMLLRADFGASEDDVVIIHASRMQEWKGHRLLLEALGRMREARGWRLWMVGGAQREEEVRYLDGLVAQSKALGLEGRVRFLGQRSDVPRLMRAADLHCQPNTSPEPFGLAFIEALQAGLPVVTTALGGPLEIVDATCGKLVAPDAGALSSALLRLVVDAEARRRLGAAGPARAAMLCGADVFLRGLDEDLRTVVTGAAS, encoded by the coding sequence ATGATGCGCGTGCTGCACGTCTACAGCGGCAATCTCTTCGGAGGCATCGAGTCCTTCCTGGTCTCGCTCGCGCGCGAATCGGCGAAGGCCCCGTCGGACACGGCGCACGAGTTCGCGCTGTGCTTCGAGGGCCGGCTGGCCGATGAGCTCCGCGCGGCGAACGCGGTGGTGCACCCGTTGGGCGCAGCGAGGGTGGGGCGCCCCTGGACGGTGTGGACCGCGCGCCGGGCGTTGCGGTCCTTGATGCGGCAAGGGGGTTACTCAGCGGCCGTCTGTCATGCGGCGTGGCCTCAGGCCCTGTTCGGTCCGGTGGTCCGCGCAGCTGGTGTGCCGCTGGTGTTCTTCCAGCATGACGCGCTGTCGGGCGCGCACTGGTTGGAGCGCTGGGCGAGTGTCACCTCGCCGGAGCTGGTGCTGGCCAACAGCCACTACACGGCGCGCTCGTTGGTGAATGTCTATCCTCGAGCGCAATACCGGGTGCGCCATCCGCTCGCGCCCCAGGCGGCGCCGGTGCAGGAGGCGACGGAGCGGATGCTCCTGCGGGCCGACTTCGGCGCGAGCGAGGATGACGTGGTCATCATCCACGCCAGCCGCATGCAGGAGTGGAAGGGGCACCGGCTGCTTCTGGAGGCGTTGGGCCGCATGCGCGAGGCGCGCGGCTGGCGTCTGTGGATGGTGGGCGGTGCTCAGCGAGAGGAAGAGGTGCGGTATCTGGATGGGCTGGTGGCCCAGTCCAAGGCCTTGGGGTTGGAGGGCCGGGTGCGGTTCCTGGGGCAGCGCTCGGATGTGCCCCGGTTGATGCGCGCGGCGGACCTGCACTGTCAGCCCAACACGTCGCCAGAGCCCTTCGGCCTCGCGTTCATCGAGGCGCTCCAGGCGGGCCTGCCGGTGGTGACGACCGCGCTGGGAGGGCCGCTGGAAATCGTGGACGCGACGTGTGGGAAGCTCGTCGCGCCCGATGCGGGGGCGCTGTCGTCCGCACTCTTGCGGCTGGTGGTCGACGCGGAGGCTCGGCGCAGGCTTGGCGCCGCGGGCCCGGCTCGCGCGGCGATGCTCTGTGGCGCCGACGTGTTCCTGCGTGGCCTGGACGAGGACCTGCGCACCGTCGTTACGGGGGCGGCTTCGTGA
- a CDS encoding GumC family protein, with amino-acid sequence MDGTVFDPAGGTSGLTPAGLMLRVRALWRRKWVVLGVAAVVAALASVYTLRQPKVFSASTSLIIDVMAPRFLDGEVKEVMGEERGNYWFNKEYYATQSEIITSRAVASRVVDKVGLSTDAAFLGLAGVSDEKARVQAMQGADAVGMLQGRIRVIPAKDSRVMNIAVDDVDAARAALLANEVAAAYMAENLALKLRMTEDARTWLEGRLEELESQSKVSELAVYDFKKDADMLSTSLESRMSIVSDRINSYNLNLTEVSARIAGLQARVEAIEKLRKASPDDETWAEALPGAKDGPIQDLKKSYTEVRVACAELSERYLPEHPKLLECQGKLAVIHADFLKSLRNVVRSAETELSEAEAQRKNLVRLLDEAKAEAFQVNKKSIEYDRLKRESDNNQRLYELVLKRLKDIELSGLLRTSNVRVLDLARPVFVPVKPNVKRNLLVGLVMGLLAGVGVALLLDLLENSVTTQTDVEERLGLAFLGVMPRIEGNRPPKDRDLYVHREPKSSVAECCRAIRTNLLFMSPDTPFKTLVVTSSGPGEGKSTTAMSLGVAMAQSGNRVLLMDTDMRRPRLHRAFGVPNELGISSLVVGEGSLDAAVKSTEVPGLFLLPCGPLPPNPAELLHTRAFTDLLKTVAGKFDRVILDSPPLNAVADAAVLAAQCDGVVLVLKAGKTNREAARRALRSLADVQARMYGAILNDVDLRAPHYGDTYLAYAQYGEESKDGVAQS; translated from the coding sequence GTGGATGGAACCGTGTTCGACCCGGCCGGTGGTACCAGCGGTCTGACGCCCGCGGGGTTGATGCTCCGCGTGCGGGCGCTGTGGCGGCGCAAGTGGGTCGTGCTCGGCGTGGCGGCGGTCGTCGCGGCGCTGGCGTCCGTCTACACGCTGCGCCAGCCCAAGGTCTTCTCCGCCAGCACCTCGCTCATCATCGACGTGATGGCGCCTCGCTTCCTCGACGGCGAGGTGAAGGAGGTGATGGGCGAGGAGCGCGGCAACTACTGGTTCAACAAGGAGTACTACGCGACCCAGAGCGAAATCATCACCTCGCGCGCGGTGGCCAGCCGGGTGGTGGACAAGGTCGGGCTCTCCACGGACGCGGCCTTCCTGGGGCTGGCCGGTGTGTCGGACGAGAAGGCGCGTGTGCAGGCGATGCAGGGCGCGGACGCGGTGGGGATGCTCCAGGGCCGCATCCGGGTGATTCCCGCGAAGGACTCGCGGGTGATGAACATCGCGGTGGATGACGTGGACGCGGCGCGCGCGGCGCTGCTCGCCAACGAGGTGGCCGCCGCGTACATGGCGGAGAACCTGGCGCTCAAGCTGCGCATGACGGAGGACGCGCGCACCTGGCTGGAGGGACGGCTGGAGGAGCTGGAGAGCCAGTCGAAGGTGAGCGAGCTGGCCGTCTACGACTTCAAGAAGGACGCGGACATGTTGTCCACGTCGCTCGAGTCGCGGATGAGCATCGTCAGCGACCGCATCAACAGCTACAACCTGAACCTCACCGAGGTGAGCGCGCGCATCGCCGGGTTGCAGGCGCGCGTGGAGGCCATCGAGAAGCTGCGCAAGGCCTCGCCCGACGACGAGACGTGGGCGGAGGCGCTGCCGGGCGCGAAGGACGGCCCCATCCAGGACCTCAAGAAGAGCTACACGGAAGTTCGCGTGGCGTGCGCGGAGCTCTCCGAGCGCTACCTGCCCGAGCACCCCAAGCTCCTGGAGTGCCAGGGCAAGCTGGCGGTGATTCACGCCGACTTCCTCAAGAGCCTGCGCAACGTGGTGCGCTCGGCGGAGACGGAGCTGTCGGAGGCGGAGGCGCAGCGCAAGAACCTGGTGCGGCTGTTGGACGAGGCCAAGGCCGAGGCCTTCCAGGTGAACAAGAAGTCCATCGAGTACGACCGGCTCAAGCGCGAGTCGGACAACAACCAGCGGCTCTACGAGCTGGTGCTCAAGCGGCTCAAGGACATCGAGTTGTCGGGCCTGCTGCGCACCAGCAACGTGCGCGTGTTGGACCTGGCGCGTCCGGTCTTCGTGCCGGTGAAGCCCAACGTGAAGCGCAACCTGCTGGTGGGCCTGGTGATGGGGCTGCTCGCGGGCGTGGGCGTGGCGCTGCTCCTGGACCTCCTGGAGAACAGCGTGACGACGCAGACGGATGTGGAGGAGCGGCTGGGGCTGGCCTTCCTCGGCGTCATGCCGCGCATCGAGGGCAACCGTCCTCCGAAGGACCGCGACCTCTACGTCCACCGCGAGCCCAAGTCCTCCGTGGCGGAGTGCTGCCGGGCCATCCGGACGAACCTGTTGTTCATGTCGCCGGACACGCCGTTCAAGACGCTGGTGGTGACGTCCAGCGGGCCGGGGGAGGGCAAGTCCACCACGGCGATGAGCCTGGGCGTGGCGATGGCCCAGAGCGGCAACCGCGTGTTGCTGATGGACACGGACATGCGCAGGCCTCGGCTGCACCGCGCCTTCGGGGTGCCCAACGAGCTGGGCATCTCGTCGCTGGTGGTGGGAGAGGGCTCGCTCGACGCGGCGGTGAAGAGCACCGAGGTGCCCGGCCTCTTCCTGTTGCCGTGTGGACCGCTGCCGCCGAATCCGGCGGAGTTGCTGCACACGCGTGCCTTCACGGACCTGCTCAAGACGGTGGCGGGGAAGTTCGACCGCGTCATCCTGGACAGCCCGCCGCTCAACGCGGTGGCGGACGCGGCGGTGCTGGCCGCGCAGTGTGACGGCGTGGTGCTGGTGTTGAAGGCGGGCAAGACGAACCGCGAGGCGGCCCGTCGCGCGCTGCGCTCACTGGCGGATGTGCAGGCGCGTATGTACGGCGCCATCCTCAACGACGTGGACCTGCGCGCTCCGCACTACGGAGACACCTATCTGGCCTATGCCCAGTACGGTGAGGAGTCGAAGGACGGGGTGGCGCAGTCGTGA
- a CDS encoding c-type cytochrome, giving the protein MMKRLVVVLSLCLAPSAFAAEDVTEVWKAKCKSCHGDDGKAKTKMGQKESIVDMSQAAWQTSVSDAEIRQVISDGSTRNTKMKAYKEKLTAAQIDSLVGYVRTLKAK; this is encoded by the coding sequence ATGATGAAGCGGCTTGTCGTGGTGCTGAGCCTGTGTCTGGCCCCGAGCGCCTTCGCTGCGGAGGATGTGACGGAGGTGTGGAAGGCCAAGTGCAAGTCCTGCCACGGTGACGACGGGAAGGCGAAGACCAAGATGGGCCAGAAGGAGTCCATCGTCGACATGAGCCAGGCCGCCTGGCAGACGTCCGTGTCGGACGCGGAAATCCGGCAGGTGATTTCCGACGGCTCCACTCGCAACACCAAGATGAAGGCCTACAAGGAGAAGCTCACCGCCGCGCAGATTGACTCGCTGGTGGGATACGTCCGCACCCTCAAGGCGAAGTAG
- a CDS encoding bifunctional glycosyltransferase/class I SAM-dependent methyltransferase yields the protein MSFQHSVIIPFDSSTVDAAAHFARELEGRAEVVLVGDGQPDVASRPGLQVLSIQGGKGAAIRAALPLVTSAVTVLQDADAAYSLDAHQALMGPLENDTADAVFGRRGATGLAPELWAERALGHVTRFVTDVEVQDPLTGVRAFRTEALRSVTLTCDDDAVDAELVVKLAAQLFRLTEVSLPPLQAVPRRPPAARLSQLRTLMRYATVRDDADNQHEGYTTLERMDGAIHYNQWLGRRFREHLGRRVLEIGAGIGTITRELESGAELLIALEVDRFYVDRLKNLFRGRPHVRPYLSDVALADWESLKGEQLDTIVLSNVLEHIPDDGSAVRRFRQILSPGGRVLILVPALEQLFGSIDEAVGHHRRYTPATLRAVLEENGFEVEKLEWMNLVGMPGWFVNSRLLRRRSVPKLQLKLYDTLAPLFARAEAHVKLPVGMSLFAVARSTGADA from the coding sequence GTGAGCTTTCAGCATTCGGTCATCATCCCCTTCGACTCCTCCACCGTGGATGCCGCAGCCCACTTCGCCCGAGAGCTCGAGGGCCGCGCCGAGGTCGTCCTCGTCGGCGACGGACAGCCCGATGTCGCCTCTCGACCGGGCCTTCAGGTTCTCAGCATCCAAGGAGGCAAGGGCGCGGCCATCCGCGCGGCGCTGCCCCTGGTGACGAGCGCCGTGACAGTGCTCCAGGACGCGGACGCCGCCTATTCGCTGGACGCACATCAGGCGTTGATGGGCCCACTGGAAAACGACACCGCGGACGCAGTCTTCGGCCGCCGAGGCGCAACGGGGCTTGCCCCCGAGCTGTGGGCCGAGCGCGCGTTGGGGCATGTCACCCGCTTCGTCACGGACGTCGAGGTCCAGGACCCGCTCACGGGCGTGCGCGCGTTCCGCACGGAGGCCCTGCGCTCCGTCACGCTCACCTGCGATGACGACGCGGTGGACGCGGAGCTGGTGGTGAAGCTGGCCGCGCAGCTCTTCCGGCTCACCGAGGTCTCCCTTCCGCCGCTCCAGGCCGTGCCTCGCCGTCCCCCCGCGGCGCGCCTGTCCCAGCTGCGCACGCTGATGCGCTACGCCACGGTGCGCGACGACGCGGACAACCAGCACGAGGGCTACACCACGCTGGAGCGCATGGACGGCGCCATCCACTACAACCAGTGGCTGGGCCGCCGCTTCCGCGAGCACCTGGGCCGGCGCGTGCTGGAGATTGGCGCGGGCATCGGCACGATTACGCGCGAGCTGGAGTCCGGCGCGGAGCTGCTCATCGCGCTGGAGGTGGACCGCTTCTACGTGGACCGGCTGAAGAACCTCTTCCGAGGCCGGCCGCACGTGCGCCCCTACCTGTCCGACGTGGCGCTGGCGGACTGGGAGTCGCTCAAGGGTGAGCAGTTGGACACCATCGTCCTCTCCAACGTGCTGGAGCACATCCCCGACGACGGGTCGGCGGTGCGCCGCTTCCGCCAGATTCTCTCCCCCGGCGGACGCGTGCTCATCCTGGTGCCCGCGCTCGAGCAGTTGTTCGGCAGCATCGACGAGGCCGTGGGCCACCACCGCCGCTACACGCCGGCCACGCTGCGCGCCGTGCTCGAGGAGAACGGCTTCGAGGTGGAGAAGCTGGAGTGGATGAACCTGGTGGGCATGCCCGGCTGGTTCGTCAACAGCCGCCTCTTGCGCCGCCGCTCGGTGCCCAAGCTCCAGCTCAAGCTCTACGACACGCTGGCCCCGCTGTTCGCCCGCGCCGAGGCCCACGTGAAGCTGCCGGTGGGCATGAGCCTCTTCGCCGTGGCCCGCTCCACCGGAGCCGACGCGTGA
- a CDS encoding PAS domain-containing sensor histidine kinase, which translates to MQSGRCNRVMNNGAGAPPSEAVVVLRSVRSAGHGILDFECISANAHAERWLGREERSLVRQRLLDEAPWVGECGLFAACVRVAVRREPEVVRVSRQSSVGTVWMLARVSPWEDGVVVFLEDLTERMASEEALRRDHDLLHAVIESATDAIYVKDLDARYVLINPATARAFNRAPQDILGRTDVELLGDPAAPAVMNDREVMESGVTATYEDADGGPGSDQIWQTTKGVLRRGDGTVYGLFGISRDVTARRRQELERDEEARFQERFIGVLGHDLGNPLAAVRLSAAALLAQPTLTPEVRRVAQRIDGSAERMARLVKQLLDFTRARMAGGIPLRPREVCMASVCRRIISELEPAHPEQRVDLEVDGDCRGVWDEERLGQVLSNLVGNALQHSPRGTSVRVRLAANDPLFQRVEVHNLGPPIPDSLRPRLFAPFHRAMPEPGGTRPHRHGLGLGLYIVSQIVTAHGGWVDVASSQDAGTCFAVTLPRVAQASEESLPPRWA; encoded by the coding sequence ATGCAATCCGGCCGTTGCAACAGGGTGATGAACAACGGGGCGGGCGCGCCCCCCTCCGAGGCTGTGGTGGTGTTGCGCAGCGTTCGCTCCGCTGGGCACGGCATCCTGGACTTCGAGTGTATCTCCGCGAATGCCCACGCGGAGCGCTGGCTGGGACGGGAAGAGCGCTCGCTGGTGCGTCAGCGGCTGCTCGACGAGGCCCCCTGGGTGGGCGAATGTGGCCTGTTCGCCGCATGTGTCCGAGTGGCCGTGCGCCGGGAGCCCGAAGTGGTGCGTGTGTCGCGCCAGTCCTCGGTGGGCACGGTGTGGATGCTGGCGCGCGTCTCCCCGTGGGAGGACGGCGTCGTCGTCTTCCTGGAGGACTTGACGGAGCGGATGGCCTCCGAGGAGGCGCTGCGCAGGGACCATGACCTGCTGCACGCGGTCATCGAGAGCGCCACGGACGCCATCTACGTGAAGGACCTGGATGCGCGCTACGTGCTCATCAACCCGGCCACCGCGCGCGCCTTCAACCGGGCGCCGCAAGACATCCTCGGGCGCACGGACGTGGAGCTCCTGGGAGACCCGGCCGCGCCCGCGGTGATGAACGACCGCGAGGTGATGGAGTCCGGCGTCACCGCCACGTACGAGGACGCGGATGGCGGGCCCGGCAGCGACCAGATATGGCAGACGACGAAGGGCGTGCTGCGCCGGGGCGATGGCACCGTCTACGGCCTGTTCGGCATCAGCCGGGATGTCACCGCGCGGCGCCGTCAGGAGCTGGAGCGCGACGAGGAGGCTCGCTTCCAGGAGCGCTTCATCGGCGTGCTGGGGCATGACCTGGGCAACCCGCTGGCCGCGGTGAGGCTGTCCGCCGCGGCGCTGCTGGCCCAGCCCACGCTGACGCCCGAGGTGCGCCGCGTGGCGCAGCGAATCGACGGGAGCGCCGAGCGCATGGCGCGGCTGGTGAAACAGTTGCTTGATTTCACCCGCGCGCGCATGGCCGGAGGCATTCCCTTGCGTCCGCGCGAGGTGTGCATGGCCTCGGTGTGCCGCCGAATCATCTCGGAGCTGGAGCCCGCGCACCCCGAGCAGCGCGTGGACCTGGAAGTGGATGGCGACTGCCGCGGCGTGTGGGACGAGGAGCGGCTGGGCCAGGTGCTCTCGAACCTGGTGGGCAATGCGCTGCAACACAGCCCCCGAGGCACGTCGGTGAGGGTGCGGCTGGCGGCGAATGACCCGTTGTTCCAGCGGGTGGAGGTCCACAACCTCGGGCCACCGATTCCGGACTCCCTGCGTCCGCGCTTGTTCGCGCCCTTCCACCGCGCGATGCCCGAGCCAGGAGGAACCCGGCCTCATCGTCACGGATTGGGATTGGGGCTCTACATCGTCTCGCAAATCGTCACGGCCCACGGTGGGTGGGTGGACGTCGCGTCCTCGCAGGATGCGGGCACGTGCTTCGCGGTGACGCTGCCTCGCGTGGCCCAGGCGTCCGAGGAGTCACTGCCTCCGCGCTGGGCCTGA